Proteins from a genomic interval of Lolium perenne isolate Kyuss_39 chromosome 1, Kyuss_2.0, whole genome shotgun sequence:
- the LOC127319528 gene encoding WAT1-related protein At5g64700 isoform X1 yields MSLDVAGAEKKKVLLAEGLLLPASMVLVQAFTMGALLLSKLAFNVGMAPFVLLAYRNLIGSMTVAPFAFYFERSNLRCVYNKVFSADNTDCSILDLREMMKKVNMKIFGWISLTALFGIVLAMGLHYYGLRATNAGYSVDFLNLIPVVTFVTAVILRVEKLRIGTCPGKMKVLGTAICVGGTMVISMYKGKLLHLWPTHLLKPHLQAIGAVSPVRNHHSMLLGTLFLAGSTLSYAFWFIIQVRVSKEFPSKYFSTMLACMSGTVQAAVFGLVLDRDLSAWALKWDLQLLVVVYSGVFNTGVSFCLISWAIARRGPTYPSMFNSLSLVVTTVLDSVLLGTDVSVGSLLGAMLIILGLYAFLWGKGKEAQEQRKQIRAATSGDQNGCPPAVAGNGVDSLQVGKHEVRIRVEVS; encoded by the exons ATGTCCTTGGATGTCGCCGGTGCCGAGAAGAAGAAGGTGTTACTGGCGGAGGGGCTGCTGCTCCCGGCTAGCATGGTGCTGGTGCAGGCCTTCACCATGGGCGCCCTCCTCCTGTCCAAGCTAGCCTTCAACGTCGGCATGGCGCCTTTCGTCCTCCTCGCCTACCGCAACCTCATTGGCTCCATGACCGTCGCCCCCTTCGCCTTCTACTTCGAGAG GTCAAATTTGCGTTGCGTGTACAATAAAGTATTTTCAGCTGACAACACAGATTGTTCAATTTTAGACTTGAG GGAGATGATGAAAAAGGTGAACATGAAGATATTTGGCTGGATCTCCTTAACCGCTTTGTTCGG AATCGTGCTAGCAATGGGACTGCACTACTACGGTCTGCGCGCCACCAACGCGGGATACTCTGTCGATTTCCTTAATCTGATCCCTGTTGTCACCTTTGTCACTGCTGTAATACTCCG AGTGGAGAAGCTGAGGATAGGGACATGCCCGGGCAAGATGAAGGTCCTCGGCACAGCGATTTGCGTGGGAGGGACGATGGTGATCAGCATGTACAAAGGCAAGCTGCTGCATCTATGGCCTACCCACCTACTGAAACCGCACCTGCAGGCGATCGGCGCAGTCTCTCCCGTCCGAAACCACCACAGCATGCTCCTTGGCACGCTGTTCCTTGCCGGCAGCACGCTCAGCTACGCCTTCTGGTTCATCATACAG GTACGAGTGTCCAAGGAGTTTCCGTCCAAGTACTTTTCGACAATGCTAGCTTGCATGTCAGGGACCGTGCAGGCGGCGGTGTTCGGACTTGTGCTAGACAGGGATCTATCGGCATGGGCGCTCAAGTGGGACCTGCAGCTACTCGTCGTCGTCTACTCG GGTGTCTTCAACACCGGAGTCAGCTTCTGCTTGATCTCGTGGGCTATCGCTCGTCGTGGGCCCACCTACCCTTCCATGTTCAACTCGTTGTCGCTGGTAGTCACCACGGTTCTTGATTCAGTGTTGCTTGGCACGGATGTCTCAGTGGGGAG CTTGCTTGGAGCGATGCTGATCATCCTAGGGTTGTACGCGTTCCTCTGGGGGAAAGGAAAGGAGGCACAAGAGCAGCGCAAACAAATCAGGGCCGCGACGAGCGGAGATCAGAATGGGTGCCCTCCGGCAGTGGCGGGTAATGGCGTGGATAGCCTGCAGGTTGGGAAGCACGAGGTGCGAATTCGCGTGGAAGTCAGCTAG
- the LOC127319528 gene encoding WAT1-related protein At5g64700 isoform X2, translating to MSLDVAGAEKKKVLLAEGLLLPASMVLVQAFTMGALLLSKLAFNVGMAPFVLLAYRNLIGSMTVAPFAFYFEREMMKKVNMKIFGWISLTALFGIVLAMGLHYYGLRATNAGYSVDFLNLIPVVTFVTAVILRVEKLRIGTCPGKMKVLGTAICVGGTMVISMYKGKLLHLWPTHLLKPHLQAIGAVSPVRNHHSMLLGTLFLAGSTLSYAFWFIIQVRVSKEFPSKYFSTMLACMSGTVQAAVFGLVLDRDLSAWALKWDLQLLVVVYSGVFNTGVSFCLISWAIARRGPTYPSMFNSLSLVVTTVLDSVLLGTDVSVGSLLGAMLIILGLYAFLWGKGKEAQEQRKQIRAATSGDQNGCPPAVAGNGVDSLQVGKHEVRIRVEVS from the exons ATGTCCTTGGATGTCGCCGGTGCCGAGAAGAAGAAGGTGTTACTGGCGGAGGGGCTGCTGCTCCCGGCTAGCATGGTGCTGGTGCAGGCCTTCACCATGGGCGCCCTCCTCCTGTCCAAGCTAGCCTTCAACGTCGGCATGGCGCCTTTCGTCCTCCTCGCCTACCGCAACCTCATTGGCTCCATGACCGTCGCCCCCTTCGCCTTCTACTTCGAGAG GGAGATGATGAAAAAGGTGAACATGAAGATATTTGGCTGGATCTCCTTAACCGCTTTGTTCGG AATCGTGCTAGCAATGGGACTGCACTACTACGGTCTGCGCGCCACCAACGCGGGATACTCTGTCGATTTCCTTAATCTGATCCCTGTTGTCACCTTTGTCACTGCTGTAATACTCCG AGTGGAGAAGCTGAGGATAGGGACATGCCCGGGCAAGATGAAGGTCCTCGGCACAGCGATTTGCGTGGGAGGGACGATGGTGATCAGCATGTACAAAGGCAAGCTGCTGCATCTATGGCCTACCCACCTACTGAAACCGCACCTGCAGGCGATCGGCGCAGTCTCTCCCGTCCGAAACCACCACAGCATGCTCCTTGGCACGCTGTTCCTTGCCGGCAGCACGCTCAGCTACGCCTTCTGGTTCATCATACAG GTACGAGTGTCCAAGGAGTTTCCGTCCAAGTACTTTTCGACAATGCTAGCTTGCATGTCAGGGACCGTGCAGGCGGCGGTGTTCGGACTTGTGCTAGACAGGGATCTATCGGCATGGGCGCTCAAGTGGGACCTGCAGCTACTCGTCGTCGTCTACTCG GGTGTCTTCAACACCGGAGTCAGCTTCTGCTTGATCTCGTGGGCTATCGCTCGTCGTGGGCCCACCTACCCTTCCATGTTCAACTCGTTGTCGCTGGTAGTCACCACGGTTCTTGATTCAGTGTTGCTTGGCACGGATGTCTCAGTGGGGAG CTTGCTTGGAGCGATGCTGATCATCCTAGGGTTGTACGCGTTCCTCTGGGGGAAAGGAAAGGAGGCACAAGAGCAGCGCAAACAAATCAGGGCCGCGACGAGCGGAGATCAGAATGGGTGCCCTCCGGCAGTGGCGGGTAATGGCGTGGATAGCCTGCAGGTTGGGAAGCACGAGGTGCGAATTCGCGTGGAAGTCAGCTAG